The Chryseobacterium sp. 52 genome includes a region encoding these proteins:
- a CDS encoding aldehyde dehydrogenase family protein — MEQLIENKLIKADKIFSEWRKVPFEEKQKLIAKAAGILKNNSEKFGGIITTEMNKPISESIAEVEKCALMMNYYADAENILKPEKIESEFSYSEVHYVPKGVILGVMPWNFPFWQVLRFAVPAILAGNTVVLKHASICFGSGNAIVEVLLEAGFPEGVFQNLEVGHKAVKEILEHDAVKGVSLTGSGKAGGEVASIAGLNIKKSLLELGGSDAFIIFDDADLEAAAKAGVKSRLQNCGQTCTAAKRFIIDEKIESEFLPKFIEEYKTYEVGDPLNKETKLAGMARPDLADELEAQFNRALENGAEIIIPLERISENEFKPGLIRVKEGNPILKEELFGPLGMIMIAKSDEEALQMANDIPFGLSNSVWTKKTDRQLFFIENLESGTVNINRMTSSDPRFPFGGSKASGYGTELSLLALKEFVTAKTIVGN; from the coding sequence ATGGAACAGTTAATTGAAAATAAGCTTATTAAAGCAGATAAGATATTTTCAGAATGGAGAAAAGTACCGTTTGAAGAAAAGCAGAAGCTGATCGCAAAAGCGGCAGGAATTTTAAAGAATAATTCGGAAAAATTCGGCGGGATCATCACGACAGAAATGAATAAACCTATTTCAGAGTCGATTGCCGAGGTGGAAAAATGTGCTTTAATGATGAATTATTATGCAGATGCTGAAAATATTTTAAAACCCGAAAAAATTGAATCTGAATTTTCTTATTCTGAAGTTCATTATGTTCCGAAAGGAGTTATTTTAGGGGTTATGCCCTGGAATTTTCCTTTCTGGCAGGTATTGAGATTTGCTGTTCCTGCGATTTTGGCCGGAAATACGGTAGTTCTGAAACACGCTTCAATTTGTTTTGGAAGTGGAAATGCAATTGTAGAGGTTCTATTAGAGGCCGGTTTTCCGGAAGGTGTTTTCCAGAACCTGGAAGTGGGACATAAAGCTGTAAAAGAAATTCTTGAGCACGATGCTGTAAAAGGAGTAAGCCTTACAGGCAGCGGAAAAGCGGGTGGAGAAGTAGCTTCAATTGCCGGTTTAAATATCAAAAAATCTTTATTGGAATTAGGAGGAAGTGATGCTTTCATTATTTTCGATGATGCAGATTTGGAGGCAGCGGCAAAAGCAGGAGTGAAATCCAGACTTCAAAATTGCGGACAGACTTGTACTGCTGCTAAAAGATTTATCATTGATGAAAAAATTGAATCTGAATTTTTACCGAAATTCATTGAAGAATATAAAACATATGAAGTTGGCGATCCTTTAAATAAGGAAACTAAATTAGCGGGAATGGCAAGACCAGACCTGGCCGATGAGTTGGAAGCTCAATTCAACCGGGCATTGGAAAATGGTGCTGAAATTATTATTCCTCTGGAAAGAATTTCTGAAAATGAATTTAAACCCGGTTTAATTCGTGTTAAAGAAGGAAATCCTATTTTAAAAGAAGAACTTTTTGGACCTCTTGGAATGATAATGATTGCTAAAAGTGATGAAGAAGCTTTACAAATGGCTAATGATATTCCTTTTGGACTTTCAAATTCCGTTTGGACGAAAAAAACAGACCGTCAGTTATTTTTCATCGAAAACCTGGAATCAGGAACGGTAAATATCAATAGAATGACGAGCTCTGATCCTCGTTTTCCATTCGGTGGAAGCAAGGCTTCAGGATATGGAACGGAATTGTCTTTACTGGCTTTAAAAGAATTTGTGACTGCGAAGACTATTGTAGGGAATTAA
- the hutG gene encoding formimidoylglutamase, translating into MSQNIWQGRLDGEELLFHRIFQRVKEERNYDNIKADDFVLHGFAVDEGVRRNKGRQGAKDAPDVIRKNMSNFPVIRPDFSLLDFGNVTCEDGDLETTQNSLAKNVSKVLLKGGKSLVLGGGHEVTYAHYLGVKTAFPEQKIGIINIDAHFDNRQPEKGVGASSGTGFWQIAQEGQINSLHIGIQRNSNTLKLFDTAHQYGMKYILADELFFENLPSVYERINELLDSVDFVYLTICMDVFNASIAPGVSASAYNGIFADTPFMHWYRHILKSKKLIALDAAEVNPSLDIQERTARLAACLVNEWFMI; encoded by the coding sequence ATGTCTCAAAATATTTGGCAGGGTAGACTGGATGGAGAAGAACTTCTTTTCCACAGAATATTTCAAAGAGTTAAAGAAGAACGTAATTACGACAATATTAAAGCAGACGATTTTGTCCTGCATGGTTTTGCCGTAGATGAAGGCGTAAGAAGGAATAAAGGACGTCAGGGTGCAAAAGATGCTCCTGATGTAATCCGAAAAAACATGTCCAATTTTCCCGTGATCCGCCCGGATTTTTCCCTTTTGGATTTCGGAAATGTAACCTGTGAAGACGGGGATCTGGAAACCACCCAGAACAGTCTTGCTAAAAATGTGTCAAAAGTCCTGTTAAAAGGAGGGAAATCTCTTGTTTTAGGAGGCGGACATGAAGTTACCTATGCTCATTATTTAGGAGTAAAAACAGCTTTTCCGGAACAAAAGATCGGGATCATCAATATCGATGCTCATTTTGACAACAGACAGCCTGAAAAAGGAGTAGGAGCAAGCTCCGGAACCGGATTCTGGCAGATTGCACAGGAGGGACAGATCAATTCACTCCATATCGGGATCCAAAGAAATTCAAATACTCTGAAACTGTTTGATACCGCCCATCAGTATGGGATGAAATATATCCTTGCAGATGAATTGTTTTTTGAAAATCTTCCTTCGGTTTATGAGCGGATCAATGAATTGCTGGACAGTGTAGATTTCGTCTATCTCACCATTTGTATGGATGTTTTCAATGCATCAATCGCTCCGGGAGTTTCTGCTTCGGCATATAATGGTATCTTTGCAGATACACCTTTTATGCATTGGTACAGACATATTTTAAAAAGTAAAAAACTGATAGCACTGGATGCGGCAGAAGTGAATCCTTCTCTTGATATTCAGGAGAGGACGGCCAGGCTGGCTGCATGTCTTGTGAATGAATGGTTTATGATCTAG
- the pyk gene encoding pyruvate kinase, with product MNKYLKKTKIIATLGPASSSKEVMLDLMKAGVDIFRINFSHADYDLVRNNIEIIRELNKEYGYSIGILGDLQGPKLRVGVVKEGSYLNPGDILTFTNEKIEGDSTKVYMTYQQFPQDVKVGERILIDDGKLMLEVIETNLIDTVKAKTIQGGPLSSKKGVNLPNTNVSLPALTEKDIQDANFMLDMEVDWIALSFVRHAQDIIDLKELIKKHPNGKFKTPIIAKIEKPEGVKNIDEILLECDGLMVARGDLGVEVPMEEVPAIQKNLVEKARFYSKPVIIATQMMETMINSLTPTRAEVNDVANSVLDGADAVMLSGETSVGRYPVQVVENMAKIVQNIEKTNFYQHKNEPIEKDYNCIDERFITNRVCLAAVRIAKTTNVTAIVTLTHSGYTAFQLAAHRPNSHIIVYSGNRRVITMLNLLWGVHAYYYDMKKPTDETIIQVNMLTHNHGYIESGDFVININATPSYEGGKTNTLRLTTV from the coding sequence ATGAATAAGTATTTAAAGAAGACAAAAATTATTGCAACACTAGGACCTGCTTCGTCATCGAAGGAGGTAATGTTAGACCTAATGAAAGCGGGTGTTGACATTTTTAGGATAAATTTTTCACATGCAGACTACGACTTAGTTCGAAATAATATTGAAATTATCAGAGAGCTTAATAAGGAATACGGCTATTCTATAGGAATCTTAGGAGACCTTCAGGGCCCAAAACTGAGAGTAGGCGTTGTAAAAGAAGGTTCTTACCTGAACCCCGGAGATATCCTTACATTTACCAATGAGAAAATAGAAGGTGATTCTACTAAGGTTTACATGACTTACCAACAGTTTCCACAGGATGTAAAAGTTGGGGAAAGAATCCTTATTGATGACGGAAAATTAATGCTAGAGGTTATTGAAACCAACCTAATAGATACGGTAAAAGCAAAAACCATTCAAGGGGGACCATTAAGTTCTAAAAAAGGAGTTAATCTACCTAATACCAACGTTTCTTTACCAGCTCTGACGGAAAAAGATATTCAGGATGCTAATTTCATGCTTGACATGGAAGTAGACTGGATTGCATTGTCATTCGTTCGTCACGCTCAGGATATCATTGACTTAAAAGAGCTGATCAAAAAGCATCCAAACGGTAAATTCAAAACACCGATTATTGCTAAAATTGAAAAGCCGGAAGGTGTTAAAAATATTGACGAAATTTTATTGGAATGTGACGGATTGATGGTTGCCCGTGGTGATCTTGGTGTGGAAGTTCCAATGGAAGAAGTTCCTGCTATCCAGAAAAATCTGGTAGAAAAAGCAAGGTTCTATTCAAAGCCGGTCATTATTGCTACGCAGATGATGGAAACGATGATCAACAGCCTTACGCCAACAAGAGCGGAGGTAAATGACGTTGCCAACTCTGTATTGGACGGTGCGGATGCAGTAATGCTTTCAGGTGAAACCTCAGTAGGAAGATATCCGGTTCAGGTTGTTGAAAACATGGCGAAAATTGTGCAGAATATTGAAAAGACCAATTTTTATCAGCATAAAAATGAGCCAATTGAGAAAGATTACAACTGTATAGACGAAAGATTCATTACGAATAGAGTTTGTCTTGCAGCAGTAAGAATTGCAAAAACAACCAATGTTACTGCCATCGTTACCTTAACCCACTCAGGATATACAGCATTCCAGCTTGCTGCTCACAGACCGAATTCACACATCATCGTATACAGTGGAAACCGAAGAGTAATCACTATGCTGAACCTTCTTTGGGGAGTTCATGCTTATTACTATGACATGAAAAAACCAACGGATGAGACTATTATTCAGGTTAATATGTTAACACACAACCACGGATATATTGAAAGTGGAGATTTTGTAATCAACATCAATGCGACTCCATCTTATGAAGGTGGTAAAACGAATACATTAAGACTGACAACAGTTTAA
- a CDS encoding BCCT family transporter, with the protein MKFKNLKSTFNKGVTIPSLIFIIGTCFLSALYPKPTENILNEIKQFIFINLNWVYVWVVTLFVIFLVYLLFSKYANIKLGANDSKPEYSFFSWISMLFAAGMGIGLIYFSVAEPMQHYSSEAFADNHYVSRAKQAQLYTFFHWGIHAWAIYGVVGLSLSYFAYRYRLPLSLRSCFYPLLKDKINGKWGNAIDVFALCCTFFGLTTTLGFGVVQISSGLNILHITAENSFNNQVIIVISLISLSVFSAISGVDKGVKILSNINVMSVIVLLLFVLILGPTVYLIGSFTDGLGNYINNFFNLTFNTHVYEKNTLPWFYDWTILYWAWWISWSPYVGLFIARISKGRTIREFILAVLVLPTLFNFIWMSVFGNSAIWFDLNVAHGKLSQLASDPDALMFRFLEYMPLSTLTGFFVIAIIIIFFVTSADSGIFVMNSIATKNSAKSPKWQIVFWGILLAMLSLLLLNAGGLKALQSMTLITALPFSIIILLFIVSLIKGLIIDQKYYDTSFSASTVPWSGEFWKERLKNIVSFKDNSSVDHFIQVKTKEAFTDLQQEFAANGIEAKINQYENPVRTEIEIHQGVVNNFIYGVENKIKTVSEYMINEENLPDLDDKKTHYPRSYFGDGREGYDVQYFTKNELISDVLKHYERFLEIVSEERNEMFISSNANEKKG; encoded by the coding sequence ATGAAATTTAAAAATCTAAAGTCTACTTTCAATAAGGGTGTTACTATTCCAAGTCTCATTTTTATTATCGGAACATGTTTTCTTTCGGCTCTGTATCCTAAACCCACGGAAAATATTTTAAACGAGATTAAACAGTTTATATTTATTAATCTGAATTGGGTATATGTCTGGGTAGTCACTCTGTTTGTGATCTTTTTAGTGTACCTGCTGTTCAGTAAATATGCGAATATAAAGCTGGGTGCTAATGACAGTAAGCCGGAATACTCCTTTTTTTCCTGGATTTCAATGCTGTTTGCAGCAGGAATGGGAATAGGACTGATTTATTTTAGTGTGGCAGAACCTATGCAGCATTATTCTTCCGAAGCTTTTGCTGATAATCATTACGTGAGCAGAGCCAAGCAGGCACAATTATATACCTTTTTTCACTGGGGAATTCATGCCTGGGCTATTTATGGAGTGGTAGGACTTTCCTTATCTTACTTTGCTTACCGGTACAGGCTGCCGCTTTCATTGCGAAGCTGCTTTTATCCATTGCTGAAAGATAAGATTAACGGCAAATGGGGAAATGCAATTGATGTATTTGCATTATGCTGTACTTTCTTCGGATTGACCACTACTTTAGGATTTGGAGTGGTACAGATCAGTTCAGGATTAAATATACTTCATATCACCGCTGAAAACAGTTTTAATAATCAGGTGATTATTGTGATCAGTCTTATTTCTCTATCCGTTTTTTCAGCGATTAGCGGAGTGGATAAAGGCGTAAAGATTTTAAGTAACATTAATGTAATGAGTGTGATTGTCCTCTTACTTTTTGTACTGATATTAGGACCGACAGTATATTTGATAGGAAGCTTTACAGATGGATTGGGAAACTATATCAATAATTTCTTTAACCTTACCTTCAATACCCATGTTTACGAAAAAAATACATTACCATGGTTTTATGACTGGACTATTTTATACTGGGCGTGGTGGATTTCATGGTCGCCTTATGTAGGATTATTTATTGCAAGAATTTCAAAAGGGCGTACCATCAGAGAATTTATTCTGGCAGTCTTAGTACTTCCTACATTATTCAATTTTATCTGGATGTCCGTGTTCGGAAACAGTGCGATCTGGTTCGATCTGAATGTAGCTCATGGAAAATTAAGCCAGTTGGCATCTGATCCTGATGCATTGATGTTCCGGTTTTTAGAATATATGCCTTTGTCAACTCTGACCGGATTTTTTGTGATTGCCATCATTATTATTTTCTTTGTGACCTCCGCCGATTCGGGAATATTTGTTATGAATAGTATCGCGACTAAAAATTCTGCTAAATCTCCCAAATGGCAGATTGTATTCTGGGGTATTTTACTCGCTATGCTTTCTCTTTTACTGTTAAATGCCGGAGGATTAAAAGCACTTCAAAGCATGACTTTGATTACGGCATTGCCCTTTTCAATCATAATCCTCTTATTTATAGTAAGTCTGATTAAGGGATTGATCATTGACCAGAAATATTATGACACCAGTTTTTCTGCCTCAACCGTCCCATGGTCAGGCGAATTTTGGAAGGAGCGTTTAAAAAATATAGTTTCCTTTAAAGATAATTCCTCAGTAGATCATTTTATTCAGGTTAAAACAAAAGAAGCCTTTACAGATCTGCAACAGGAGTTTGCAGCCAATGGAATTGAAGCGAAAATAAACCAGTACGAAAATCCTGTAAGAACAGAAATAGAAATTCACCAGGGAGTGGTCAATAATTTTATCTACGGAGTTGAAAACAAGATAAAAACCGTTTCTGAATACATGATCAATGAAGAAAACCTTCCCGATCTGGATGATAAGAAAACCCACTATCCAAGATCCTATTTTGGAGATGGAAGAGAAGGGTATGATGTGCAGTATTTTACAAAAAATGAACTGATTTCTGATGTACTCAAGCATTATGAGCGGTTTCTGGAAATTGTTTCAGAAGAGCGCAACGAAATGTTCATCAGCAGTAATGCTAATGAGAAAAAAGGTTAG
- a CDS encoding IPExxxVDY family protein — protein MEIQKLYDLDDIEFEDIAIGLVRLAKDIPAHEFFYRINQINGLSFSRKKDVIIHGAYYDYYFPRFEAYHKFTKTCFTFISNRSSESKQKKLQTELFTEEENIKFLLNNQVDVEYILHTSEQIPDFSVILLPENLVFPIQDYTLSSEEELYQIIQYYE, from the coding sequence TTGGAAATTCAAAAGCTTTATGATTTAGACGATATAGAATTTGAAGATATTGCCATAGGATTGGTAAGATTAGCAAAAGATATACCTGCTCATGAGTTTTTCTACAGAATAAATCAAATTAACGGCCTCTCCTTTTCCAGAAAAAAAGACGTGATTATTCACGGGGCTTACTACGACTATTATTTTCCAAGATTTGAGGCTTATCATAAGTTTACAAAAACATGTTTTACATTCATTTCAAACCGGTCTTCGGAAAGTAAGCAAAAAAAACTGCAGACTGAGCTCTTTACAGAAGAAGAAAACATTAAGTTTTTATTAAATAATCAGGTAGATGTAGAATATATTCTGCATACTTCGGAACAAATTCCTGATTTTTCCGTAATTTTGCTCCCGGAAAATCTTGTGTTTCCGATACAAGATTATACACTGAGTTCTGAAGAGGAACTATATCAAATTATCCAGTATTATGAATAA